One window from the genome of Labeo rohita strain BAU-BD-2019 chromosome 10, IGBB_LRoh.1.0, whole genome shotgun sequence encodes:
- the hmgcs1 gene encoding hydroxymethylglutaryl-CoA synthase, cytoplasmic isoform X2, whose translation MPGSLPTVCEAAWPKDVGIIAMEVYVPSQYVDQTELEEYDGVGAGKYTVGLGQARMGFCSDREDINSLCLTVVQRLMERNGLSYESVGRLEVGTETIIDKSKSTKTVLMQLFEESGNTDVEGVDTTNACYGGTAALFNAVNWVESSSWDGRYALVVAGDIAVYATGSARPTGGAGAVAMLVGPNAPLAFERGLRGTHMQHAYDFYKPDMVSEYPVVDGKLSIQCYLSALDRCYSVYRNKIHAQWQREGLDKRCSLEDFGFMVFHSPYCKLVQKSLARLMLNDFLCHPSPNTESGPFSGLDSFRDVKIEETYFDRDVEKAFMKASSELFDNKTKASLLISNQNGNMYTPSVYGCLASVLAQHTPQQLAGQRIGVFSYGSGFAATLYSIKVTQDATPGSALDKMVSSLCDLQARLDSRKKVSPDVFAQNMKLREETHHLANYIPQGSVDELFPGTWYLTRVDEKHRRQYARRSMNDDRPLEAGLVSSSIAAEHIPSPLKKMPRIPTTTAGPEVVISNGEH comes from the exons ATGCCTGGATCACTCCCTACTGTTTGTGAGGCCGCATGGCCAAAAGATGTGGGAATCATCGCCATGGAGGTGTACGTGCCCTCTCAGTACGTGGACCAAACAGAGCTGGAAGAGTACGACGGAGTCGGAGCCGGAAAATACACCGTCGGGCTGGGCCAGGCGCGCATGGGCTTCTGCTCGGATCGGGAGGACATCAACTCTCTGTGCCTGACGGTGGTGCAGCGGTTGATGGAACGGAACGGCCTGTCGTATGAGAGCGTGGGGCGGCTGGAGGTGGGCACGGAAACCATCATCGATAAGTCCAAATCCACCAAGACCGTCCTGATGCAGCTCTTCGAAGAGTCGGGCAACACTGATGTGGAGGGAGTGGACACGACTAACGCCTGCTATGGAGGAACCGCCGCTCTCTTCAATGCCGTCAACTGGGTGGAGTCCAGCTCCTGGGACG GTCGTTATGCTCTGGTTGTTGCGGGTGACATTGCCGTTTATGCCACGGGCAGCGCCAGGCCAACAGGGGGAGCCGGAGCCGTGGCCATGCTAGTTGGACCCAACGCCCCTCTGGCCTTCGAGAGAG GGCTTCGTGGGACACATATGCAACATGCATATGATTTTTACAAGCCAGACATGGTGTCTGAGTATCCAGTGGTGGACGGCAAGCTTTCCATTCAGTGTTACCTCAGTGCTTTAGATCGCTGCTACTCCGTCTACAGGAACAAGATCCATGCCCAGTGGCAGAGAG AGGGTCTTGACAAACGTTGCAGTCTTGAAGACTTCGGCTTCATGGTGTTCCACTCTCCTTACTGTAAACTGGTCCAGAAGTCTCTGGCTCGACTAATGCTCAACGATTTCCTCTGTCATCCCAGTCCCAACACAGAGAGCGGACCCTTCAGCGGACTGGATTCTTTCAG AGATGTAAAGATTGAGGAGACGTATTTCGACAGAGATGTGGAGAAGGCCTTTATGAAGGCCAGTTCAGAACTGTTTGATAATAAGACAAAGGCGTCTCTGCTTATATCAAACCAGAATGGGAACATGTACACACCATCAGTGTACGGCTGCTTGGCTTCAGTTCTCGCACA ACATACACCGCAGCAACTGGCAGGACAGAGAATCGGTGTGTTTTCATATGGCTCAGGCTTTGCTGCTACGCTCTACTCCATCAAAGTCACACAAGATGCTACACCTG GATCTGCTCTGGATAAGATGGTCTCCAGCCTGTGTGACTTGCAGGCCAGACTGGACTCTAGAAAGAAGGTTTCACCAGATGTTTTTGCTCAGAACATGAAGCTCAGAGAAGAAACCCATCATTTAG CAAACTACATCCCTCAAGGCTCAGTAGACGAACTCTTCCCAGGAACATGGTACCTCACTCGCGTGGACGAAAAGCATCGCAGGCAGTACGCCAGGCGCTCGATGAACGATGACAGACCGCTGGAGGCCGGACTGGTCAGTTCCAGCATTGCAGCTGAG CATATTCCCAGCCCGCTCAAGAAGATGCCCCGCATCCCAACTACCACAGCTGGCCCTGAGGTGGTCATTAGCAACGGGGAGCATTAA
- the hmgcs1 gene encoding hydroxymethylglutaryl-CoA synthase, cytoplasmic isoform X1 encodes MIVSPFRMPGSLPTVCEAAWPKDVGIIAMEVYVPSQYVDQTELEEYDGVGAGKYTVGLGQARMGFCSDREDINSLCLTVVQRLMERNGLSYESVGRLEVGTETIIDKSKSTKTVLMQLFEESGNTDVEGVDTTNACYGGTAALFNAVNWVESSSWDGRYALVVAGDIAVYATGSARPTGGAGAVAMLVGPNAPLAFERGLRGTHMQHAYDFYKPDMVSEYPVVDGKLSIQCYLSALDRCYSVYRNKIHAQWQREGLDKRCSLEDFGFMVFHSPYCKLVQKSLARLMLNDFLCHPSPNTESGPFSGLDSFRDVKIEETYFDRDVEKAFMKASSELFDNKTKASLLISNQNGNMYTPSVYGCLASVLAQHTPQQLAGQRIGVFSYGSGFAATLYSIKVTQDATPGSALDKMVSSLCDLQARLDSRKKVSPDVFAQNMKLREETHHLANYIPQGSVDELFPGTWYLTRVDEKHRRQYARRSMNDDRPLEAGLVSSSIAAEHIPSPLKKMPRIPTTTAGPEVVISNGEH; translated from the exons atgattGTAAG TCCATTCAGGATGCCTGGATCACTCCCTACTGTTTGTGAGGCCGCATGGCCAAAAGATGTGGGAATCATCGCCATGGAGGTGTACGTGCCCTCTCAGTACGTGGACCAAACAGAGCTGGAAGAGTACGACGGAGTCGGAGCCGGAAAATACACCGTCGGGCTGGGCCAGGCGCGCATGGGCTTCTGCTCGGATCGGGAGGACATCAACTCTCTGTGCCTGACGGTGGTGCAGCGGTTGATGGAACGGAACGGCCTGTCGTATGAGAGCGTGGGGCGGCTGGAGGTGGGCACGGAAACCATCATCGATAAGTCCAAATCCACCAAGACCGTCCTGATGCAGCTCTTCGAAGAGTCGGGCAACACTGATGTGGAGGGAGTGGACACGACTAACGCCTGCTATGGAGGAACCGCCGCTCTCTTCAATGCCGTCAACTGGGTGGAGTCCAGCTCCTGGGACG GTCGTTATGCTCTGGTTGTTGCGGGTGACATTGCCGTTTATGCCACGGGCAGCGCCAGGCCAACAGGGGGAGCCGGAGCCGTGGCCATGCTAGTTGGACCCAACGCCCCTCTGGCCTTCGAGAGAG GGCTTCGTGGGACACATATGCAACATGCATATGATTTTTACAAGCCAGACATGGTGTCTGAGTATCCAGTGGTGGACGGCAAGCTTTCCATTCAGTGTTACCTCAGTGCTTTAGATCGCTGCTACTCCGTCTACAGGAACAAGATCCATGCCCAGTGGCAGAGAG AGGGTCTTGACAAACGTTGCAGTCTTGAAGACTTCGGCTTCATGGTGTTCCACTCTCCTTACTGTAAACTGGTCCAGAAGTCTCTGGCTCGACTAATGCTCAACGATTTCCTCTGTCATCCCAGTCCCAACACAGAGAGCGGACCCTTCAGCGGACTGGATTCTTTCAG AGATGTAAAGATTGAGGAGACGTATTTCGACAGAGATGTGGAGAAGGCCTTTATGAAGGCCAGTTCAGAACTGTTTGATAATAAGACAAAGGCGTCTCTGCTTATATCAAACCAGAATGGGAACATGTACACACCATCAGTGTACGGCTGCTTGGCTTCAGTTCTCGCACA ACATACACCGCAGCAACTGGCAGGACAGAGAATCGGTGTGTTTTCATATGGCTCAGGCTTTGCTGCTACGCTCTACTCCATCAAAGTCACACAAGATGCTACACCTG GATCTGCTCTGGATAAGATGGTCTCCAGCCTGTGTGACTTGCAGGCCAGACTGGACTCTAGAAAGAAGGTTTCACCAGATGTTTTTGCTCAGAACATGAAGCTCAGAGAAGAAACCCATCATTTAG CAAACTACATCCCTCAAGGCTCAGTAGACGAACTCTTCCCAGGAACATGGTACCTCACTCGCGTGGACGAAAAGCATCGCAGGCAGTACGCCAGGCGCTCGATGAACGATGACAGACCGCTGGAGGCCGGACTGGTCAGTTCCAGCATTGCAGCTGAG CATATTCCCAGCCCGCTCAAGAAGATGCCCCGCATCCCAACTACCACAGCTGGCCCTGAGGTGGTCATTAGCAACGGGGAGCATTAA